The Bacteroidota bacterium DNA segment ATAATCTTCAGGTTCAACAATAAAAGTTACATCATATGGACCTGTCAAATTGTAACAATCAATCATGCCACTTGCAAAAAGTGCACATTTGTCGTCAATAAAATCTTTTAATTCCTGTACATTTGACTCCCAACCTGCATAAGTTCCACCCCAGCGGTCTATTTGCCTTTGCATTTCAGGCTCTATCATCTCTATCAGGCTATCTAACAGATAATGCATGTTGTCGCAAGAAAAAACCGTATTAGTCAGATCAATGAATCGGGATTGATAATATTGAACAAATGTTTCATTGTTCGATAGTTGATTTAAGATTGGGATGTGACCTTGACCTCCCGGATCGTTTAACGATTCTGGGTCGCAAGGATCTGCCGACGGGGTAGTGTTTGGTACACCTGTATAATTTATATAGTGTCCGAAAGTTGCATCCATATCCCAAAGTGCATATCTCCATTTCTTTTTGTCTCCATCGGGGTCTAAACCTCGCCACCAAGCAGTATTCCAGTTGAGCCAATCGGAACAAACGACATATGAATTTAGCACTATATAATCAATAAGGCTTTTCCAGTTGAAATATTTAGAAACAGTGTCAAAATTTGCTTCTATTGTCATATCATTTCCAAGGATAAAACTTCTCAGATTATCCCAATCTGTTTGAGCTTGATTTCCACCATATTCAGACCAAGTTCCTCCCCAAGTTTTTAGAAATTGAAGATCCCAACGGTCTTGATCGTAATAATAATCAGTAAAATCATGGTCGTCAACTTTTTCTCTGATTTCGTAAACTCCCCAATAGTCGCCATTTAGATATAAAACGCAAGGTTCATGGCTTCTTTCATCTAATTTTAATTTTCCAAGCTGAGATAAGGCATGAACATATGCATCTCGAATATGTGCACCATCTTCAGCGGGATAATTATCGTTAGCGGCAGGTTTTAGAATTAAACGTTGAAATTTTGTTCTGTCTTTAGTTCTAAATATTTTGTGATTTATTACATGATTTATACCGTATTGGTCTCTTGTAATATAGTCGAAACCTCGTTGCGAATATGCCCAGGAGTCGTTTCCATGCTTGTTAAATTCGCCGCTCGATTCATCTAAAAGTAATCCATATTCATCGAATAATTCAAATACACCGTCTGGGTGAAGCCCACTACTTCCGTTTAATAAATTATCGACTTGGTCTCCACAAATAGATACTATTTTTATTGTATGATAGTCGTCTCCAATAAAATAGGTATTTGTTTCTGTGAAACTACTTGGAATGTTTGAATTTGTACTGAATGCTTTAGTACGAACAACAGTAGTTGTTGCAATAGAAATTGGACTTGTATATAAGGTAGATGTTTGTGTTGGTTCTTCGCCAGTAAGTGTATAGCGAATTTCTACATCTACATCAGGCGATGCTAAGGAAACATCTGTTGGAAAATTATGATATCCAGCATCTTGATTAAATATTGGAGTTGTGGCATATTCTCCTTTTGGGTTTGTATTTATATCTCCGGGTGTTGGAGTTGTATAAACGCTCCATGTACTTCCTCCATCTATACTTCTTCCTCTGGAATGATCTTTTTGAGTTGGATTAAGAATTTGAAGCTCATCTAATACATTGCCCGATGGGTCTGAAAATACAATATATTCTTGTTTGTTTTGGGTGATTTTAAAGTTTGTATGTAAAATACCGCCTGTAAATTCATCTCTGGATGAGGCAAAAATTATTAGGTGATCATTTGCGTCGATTGAAACTGCCGGGAATTGCCATTTCGTAGGATTGCTTGATTTGTCAGAAAGATGATAGCCTGTTAAATCTACAGTAGCAGTTCCTGCATTATACAGTTCAACCCAGTCTTCGTTGTTGTTGTAATTATCTTGAATTGTATTTCTGTTCGAACATGAGAATTCATTTATTACAATTTGAGAATTCGAAGTCGAATAAAATAGAATAAATAATAATAAGAGTGCAGAAGAAAGTGTTGTTTTCTTACCAAAAATACTTAACATTTTATTATTTATTATATTTTCCAAACTATTTAAAATGAGACGGCAAAATATTCTTAAAGGTTGTATCATAATTCCTACAATTTGTTGTAAAGTTATGAAATTATTTTTAGAAATCTAAAATTTGCGCACACTGAAGGTCAGATAAAGACTTTTAATTTTATAGAGAATTGTTGTTATAGTTGAAAAATAAATATGATAATTATTTATAGAAAATTTCTGCAACTTTTTCGTTTGTTCCGAAAATAGTATCATTTTCAAGTATTAGTTTCGAGCCTTTTTCAATCAAATAATTGTGCGTAATATTTGAATATTTGAGATTATTTACATTTAAGAATGCAGCTCCAAATTCAGGTTTTTTGCGAAAAGCTACCAATCCATATTTTGAATTAGAAATTTCTATAGAATCTAAATTCACATTTGATAAATCTTTCGATGCGATTCCAATATTGGTATTTTCAAGTTTGCAATTTGCAACAGTCAGTTTTGAGTTTTCGCCACCGCTGATACCTTTATCTCCGCATGAAAGTATCTTGCAATTTTTTATAATTACGACACTACCCGAAAAATCTATAGCATCGTTTCCAATTTCAGTAAATGAGGAGTTTTCTATTGTCCCTTTGCAAAAATCTGAGTCGAATGCATCTGCAAAAATATTTTCGAAAGTGCAATTATTAAGCAAAAAATCTGACCTGATAATATTGAGTGCATCTTCGCAATTGTTTGAAATAAAATGACATTGGTTCATTTCTACCTCAGATTCGTAGAAATTTACTGCTCCTGTCAATGTCCACGATTTAAAATCGAGAGTATTTAAATTTTCAAAAACTACATTTTCTAAAAAAGATTTGTTTTTAGCTTGAAAAACTGAAAATCCTTGAGCACTTCCGTCTTCAGATTTTATGAATATTTGTTCATCTGATTTTCCATTCATTTCAATTGGCGAGAATGAAATGAATGTCGAGGAATTAAGAAAATTCAAAGTGGTTCCAGCTTCAAAAATAACTTTATAGCCTGCCGGAATAACAATATTATCTTCAATATTTTGATTTTTTTTATCAAAAAGAACAGTTTTGCCTTTAATAGAAAAATATGGATTTGAATTAGAAAAATTGTTGTTTGCGATAATTTCCTGATAAGGGCTTGTATTTTTTGGCGACTGCCATTGATTTACTCGACTAGAAAATATTTCATCATGCCCTTCAATCATAAAGAAAATAAAGTCTGCATAGGAATCTGTTTCAACCGTTTCAGAATAATTATTGTTTGAGTAGTAAGAATTTACGGTAGTTTTTTTATCTATATAGGCTGTGATAAATTTTTCATATTTCCCAGTTCCAAGAACTTCTATTTTTTTTGAATTGAAATTCAGAATTTTAATAAATTTGTTTTGGTCAGAAATACTATCAAGATATGATTTCACTAAACCTGAAATTAATGATTTGTCATATTCTTCAACATAATTATAATTTATATTTTCAAAATCTTTAGGATAAGTTTCCAAATATATCTTTTGTTTAAAAGTATCAAGTTCGTTTATAATTCCAATTGCGTTGTTTCGAAAAGATAGTGAATCGAAATTATAGAAAGGAAACTCCTTTTGCAGTATTTTTTCATTTTTCTTAATTTCCGGATATAAACTATCAAATAATTCATCAACATATTTTTCTGAAGAAAATTTTTCGAGGTAGTGAATGTATGAATGCAGAAAACTTGAATCATTAAAAAGGAAAGACCTCATATATCCGGCTTTGTCGTCTCTATCATGGTCATCAAAATTGCCAAATATTTGGCGTTTACCGAATTTGTATGGACCAGAGGCAAAATTGTCAAATCCTATTGGCTCAAGTTTGCAGACCACCGGATTGTAATACATTCTCTGGTTGTGCCAAATAATTCCGTGATAAGATTGAACCAAATCGATAATGGCGTAATATTTCGCCAAATATTCAACATTAAATATTTCTGAAGCTGGTCTTAAAATGTTTTTGTACTGGTACATAAGATTTTGCCCAATAAAAAATTGTTCTCTCAGGTTTGAATCTCGCAATGTACGATTCATTTTAAAAGGGATAATTGATGAAGGTTCTGTTTTTGGAGTTTTATAAAATATTTCGGTATCGATACCAGCATTTACCCAAACCCAGAAAAACTCTTCTGAGAATTTTAAAATCGGACCTTCGCGTCTTTTTTTCGATTCTATAAGTTGTTTGTCGAAATGCTCTTCGTAGGCATAAATTCCGAGGCTTCTATTGTTTAGAACTACCGGAACGAACCCGTATCTTGTGGTTAAAACATCTTCTTTTTCAAATATTTTATGAAGAAAATACTCGCCGAGATAAAATCTGGAATTTGGATTCTGAATTGAGAATGTTCGCATATTTTTCCATGCAAATTCTTTTTTCATTTTAATTCGGAACGACCATTTTGCCCCCTGCAAATGATCTAACCAATCGCCTTTTAATCTGACTTTTGCTTTCAGCATTTCATTGTTATAAAAAATGATTGCTTTAACATAATCATTGTCTGAACTTTGAAGGATGCCTTTCTCGAATGCTTTTTTTCGTTTTTTATAAAGTTTTTGCATTTCAAGAGTATCAATAAATATTTTTAGAGCTTCTTCATCGAAAGTCGGATAAACTTTCCCTGCTTTTTGTTCAATAGAAAGATCATCGAAATAAACCGGAGTTTTCCCTTGGTTCCAAACATATACTGAAAGTTTTTCATTGTCCATGTCCGGTGGAATTTCTACTTCAACAATAATTAATTCCCATGAATTTTCAGTTTTTTTAAAAACATCTTTTCCAGCTTTGTAAAATTTATCGGATGGTTTTCCGGACACAACAAGTACACCATTTTTATCACTGCTTTTTCGCCAAACGCTAACTTGGTAAAATTCTCCTGTTCTTACCCGATCAATAGTATAGGTCATGCCAAATGCTTTTTTCTTTGTAAGTTTTATCGAATATTTCCCTGAAAATGATTCTTCATTGGTCTGTAGTCCCCCCCCTCTAAAATTTATTGAAGGGATGCTTGTACACAAATAGTTTTGATCTTCAGAAATTGTTTCTGCATCGCAAAATATGTTTAAATATTTTTTTTCGGGAAAATCTAAACAGGACTGGCTAAAAAATGCCAAAACTATTATGACGAAAAATTTGGCCTTTGTAAAATGCTTATATTGAAACCTTTGTATTTTCATATTTTGTTTATCAGAAAAAATCTACAACATAAAATCAAAGCAAAAATAGTTTATTCCAATCTTTTTAATTCATTTATTTGAAATTGTCGTAAAATCTTTTTTAAATTACTTTTGTGTCATGAAAAAAATGATGAATTTTAATAATTATTCTTGGTTAATATTTGTTTTGGTATTGATTGTAGTAGCTTTGGTTTATAATTATCAAAATAGCAGTATGCTAGGTCCTCAATCAATTCATCATTGGCGCCAAGCAGATTGTGCTTCAGTTGCTTTAAATTATTACCAAAATGGCATGAATTTTTTTGAACCGGAGCTTCATGCTTTAATTTCTGATAGTAGAACAAGCGGATATAATGTTGGTGAAATGCCGTTTTTATATTATTTTGTAGCTATATTGTACAAAATATTTGGTCATCACGATTCAGTTTTCAGGATTGCAAATATGTTGTTTTTTTTCGTTGGACTGTTTTTTCTATATAAACTTTCAGATTTGCTTTTGAAAGATACCTTTTGGGCAATTTTTGTCAGTATATTTTTATTTAGTTCTCCAGTATTAGTCTATTATGCAAATAGTTTTTTATCAAATACTACTGCATTGGCTTTTTCCTTAATAGGGTGGTATTTTTTCTTTCGTTTTAGAGAAAAGCAAACACAAAGATTACTTTATATTTCAATAATTTTTTTTACAATTGCATCACTACTGAAAATTACTGCTGCAATAAGTGTTGTGGCCATTTTTGGGATTTATGTAATTGAATTTTTTAATATCTCTATTTTTAAGTTTAAGAGTAAAGTTTTTAAATCGAAGTATAAAAATCTAATCCCATTTTTAGTCCTGATAATTGTTGTAATTGCTTGGTATTTATTTGCTATTAATTACAATCAGAATCATCGAACAAATTATTTTTCAACGAGAACTATGCCTATCTGGGATTTATCGTCAGAAAAAATCCTAAAAATTTGGGGAAAAGTTACTTCTTTCTGGGTATATTCTTACTATAGTCCGGCAGCCTTATATGTACTTGGCGCAATGTTTTTGGTTCAGTTTTATAGAATTAAAAAGGAAAACAAAGAGTTTGTTCTTATAAGTTCACTTCTTTTTGTGGGGGTAATTTTGTATTTATTACTTTGGTTTTCAACGCTTCATGATCATGATTATTATCTGATAAATTTATTCATTCTTCCAGCTTTTGTCGTTTTAAGTTTTTTAAATTTTGCAAAAATTAATTTGAGTGAATTCTACAATCATAAACTTGTGAAAACTCTGTTTGCTTTGTTTTTAGCATATAATGTGTATTATGCCTCTTCAATCTCTAATGACAGGTATAATGGTTGGTTAAATGAATTTCCAACATATAAGGCTGTTCATGAGATTTCTCCATATCTTAAATCTAT contains these protein-coding regions:
- a CDS encoding T9SS type B sorting domain-containing protein, coding for MIQPLRIFCRLILNSLENIINNKMLSIFGKKTTLSSALLLLFILFYSTSNSQIVINEFSCSNRNTIQDNYNNNEDWVELYNAGTATVDLTGYHLSDKSSNPTKWQFPAVSIDANDHLIIFASSRDEFTGGILHTNFKITQNKQEYIVFSDPSGNVLDELQILNPTQKDHSRGRSIDGGSTWSVYTTPTPGDINTNPKGEYATTPIFNQDAGYHNFPTDVSLASPDVDVEIRYTLTGEEPTQTSTLYTSPISIATTTVVRTKAFSTNSNIPSSFTETNTYFIGDDYHTIKIVSICGDQVDNLLNGSSGLHPDGVFELFDEYGLLLDESSGEFNKHGNDSWAYSQRGFDYITRDQYGINHVINHKIFRTKDRTKFQRLILKPAANDNYPAEDGAHIRDAYVHALSQLGKLKLDERSHEPCVLYLNGDYWGVYEIREKVDDHDFTDYYYDQDRWDLQFLKTWGGTWSEYGGNQAQTDWDNLRSFILGNDMTIEANFDTVSKYFNWKSLIDYIVLNSYVVCSDWLNWNTAWWRGLDPDGDKKKWRYALWDMDATFGHYINYTGVPNTTPSADPCDPESLNDPGGQGHIPILNQLSNNETFVQYYQSRFIDLTNTVFSCDNMHYLLDSLIEMIEPEMQRQIDRWGGTYAGWESNVQELKDFIDDKCALFASGMIDCYNLTGPYDVTFIVEPEDYGDISINSLDLSDHGYPFTGSYFGNINTLLSAEPNSIYEFDYWELDSNTTIPGNSIADIIIDFIAGDTIIAHFKDPYPYVYLGEDTTICIGQSLALDAQNPGNSYLWNDGSNSKIFVVQEEGTYYVQVNNGLFTASDTIIVKYLSSPEVDLGEDKTICPGETFLLDVTFDQAEYLWQDNSINPTYTISDTGNYSVTITNICGLISDDINVDEGTFPQINIGDDRSFVPGEILVLDASYPNSTYLWQDNSTEPTFIVTKSGYYWVEVTNFCGEITDAIKLDFNMDADFPTAFSPNEDGLNDIFLIENSTIDPDNFQMIIYERWGGKIFETTDMNEGWDGKLKNSEKAKSGTYIYILKYKDAEGTEQFVHGNVTVIR